GTGAGGCTCAAAGTCAGATCCACGCCAAAGCTCATTCTCATATCAATACTGCACCTGCCATGTTGCCTTCCAAACTAACCACACAGTCAGACTTTCTGGCAATGGGAAACACATTGTCTAAAAATAAATcggaataataatagcagctgACACAGATtgtttaccatgtgccaagcactgttctagataCTTTGCATATATTAAGTTGCAGGAACTCTATGAGGCATGTACTATtatacccattttgcagataagaaaactgaggcacagagaggctaagtaactttcccaaggctTTGTAGGTGGTAGGTAGCAGAGTTGGGATTGGAACCCAAGCAATCTGGTCCCAGGATCCATAAGCTTAACCTTCAAGCTTACTGCCTCTGTCTACCTGTGTCAAGCACCAGAGTGCTGAGGCCGTTGTGGTCCTTAGCCTGGGTTTGGGAGGGGGCTTGCACTTGAAGAGTCCCTTTTATATAGGATTTGTTTTCAAAGTGGTATAGGTTGGGATTTTTAGGCCTTTTGTATATGACCCAATCTTGCAGAAGAAATTTCTCCCCTTTTGCCTGTCATGGTACCCAAAGTACCATCATTAGAGTCACCTCATTGAATCTTAAAGACTGAGCAAAAAGACTGCTTTCAGGCCTTATACCTTATACCATTGGAAGAATCACTTTAACAGCGTGATTGTATTGAGGTGCTGGTACTCTGGGCTGGGCATCTGGCCTGTCCTCCTCTTCAGATATCCTCTCTTATTCTTAAATACCCCATCTCCTATGTCTTGAGGCTTCTCTGAATTACAGGCTCCAATGACAAGGTCCTGCCAAGAGAACTGATCTTAGGGGTGAGGTattgagaagaagaagaagtgagGAAGATGGGTTTTGAAAGAGGTACATGATGCAGAAATAAACCTCACCACTTTCTCCATTTTCCTAGGATTGGATCTATGTGAACAAACATGTTTCCATGGTTAACAATTCAACTGAATACTTCTCCTCTGGAGGAATTAAACCTGAAGGTGTTTGGTTAAGTGCTTTGGGGCTTCTATGTGACTGTGGGGCCTCTGTGTTCACAGAGTCTCTAAGCATTAATGACTCTCAGTGATGGCTGAAGTCAGGAATAACAATTCTGCATCCTCTTGATATTGTAAAGATACCACTACTAAAAAACAATGTTTCATTACTATTATTTGTATAAtcattcattatttcaaaagCACTTCTGTGCATTCTTTCATCTGATCTTCCCAACAGCTTCATGTGGATTGGTAAGAATAAGCaatggggctgggcgtggtggctcatgcctacaatccaagcacttgaactcaggagttgaagaccagcctggaaaacatggtgaaacccctcttctacaaaaaatacaaacattagctgggggtggtggcatgtgcctgtagtcccagctatttgggaggctgtggtggtaggatgccttgagcccaggagccagaggttgcagtgagccaagatcgcgccactgcactccagcctagacccagtctcaaaaacaaaaggaaagcaaaaaacaaacaacaacaagaaaatcagttgtaataaataaataacagtagtTAGTATGGGTAGTGCCTAACACATCAGGCCTTGCACTGTGTCACATCTGTCATCTCATTCAGTGTTCACATCAATTTGTAAAGTAGCCATTATttgttattcctgttttacagatgaggaaactgaggcacagaggttgAATAAGCCACTCCAAATTCTCACAGATATTACatgagtaagtggcagagctgggattggaaccAGAGTCTGTCTGCCTTTGAAACCTCTGCTCCCAGCTACAGGTTTCATGGCCTTTCTAGGTATTCAGGCAGTGAAGGAAAAAGGGAACAAGATgcagtattccaggcagaggggaaaGTATATACAAAGGATATGGACTCTTGTTAGAGCATGACTCATTAGAAGAGTTTCATCTTGCATGGCCAAAGTAGCGAGGAAAACCTTGAAGAAGATGGCAATGATTAAGGTCTTTCTGGATTAGGGTGTGTCCTTTATCCTAGGGATATGTGGAAAGTCATGAGGGGGCTTCCTGTGGTTAGGGTTGTAGTTTGGAaagctctcttctctctgctctgTGGAAAGTTGACTGAATGATTGAGCTTAGAGGGAGGGAGCTGATTAGGAGGCTGTTGTAATAGGCAAGGGGAGAGAGCTTTAGCAGCATGTGAACCAAGTCTATGGTAGGAATGATGGAGAGGAGGGGATGATGCTGAAGATGTTTGTGGAGACAGAGATGACAGGACTTGGAGATTGAGTGGCTGAAACTCACCAGGGTTAAGGCAGGATTAATTAAGGAGGAGCAAAGTGTGAGACTTAGGTTCACAGGGTTCCAGAAATGGGGAACCCAGGTGCATAAACTCATCTGAGGGTGAGCAAGGAAACAAGTTTGGCGTGTCAATGAGGCACCCAGGCAGACATGTCCACTCTCCTGTCCAGGCTGATCAGTGGCTCATCTCAAAGTAGCTCTTGCCACTGTGGGGCAGCTCTCATTCCTCCTGCTTCGATGCAAAACCTGTCCTTATGATTTTCACCTTACTTCTGGCTCTGGCTTCACCACCAAGTATGGAAAGTCTTTCATACTTTCTTTAACCTTTCCCAATGAAGTTTTCCTTCATGTCACAGCCTCCAAGAAGTAAGCTTGCAAAGTTGCCTTATaaagtctctttttttcctgtctgGTATGGTCACTCCTGCCCTCTAGTGGCTAGTGCTAGGGCAGCATGGGGCTGGGTACCCAGCAGGCCTACTGGGTTCTATCCCAGCCAGTCTTCCTGCCCGTCTTTTCCTAGACCTTCACCAGAATCCCTCTCATTCGCACCTTGTCTTGCCATCAGATTAAGTTTGGCATTGAAGCGATATCCTGTGTCCTATCCTAATGATTCAAGAGGAAAAGACCTTGAAAATTACATAATCCAGCTCCCTACTTTCACACCTGTGGACCAAAATGACTACAACGGCCTTCTAACCTGTCTGGCTCCTTTCATAGACACATCCTCTAGGTCTGTTTCTACACAGTGGCCAGGTAGACCAGATATCCCTCTTGTCTCTAACCCTCCAATGGCTTACTTTCACAATTGGCTTCAAATCAAAATTGTTTTCAACATGGCCCTTCATGATCCGACCCCTCTCTGCTTTTCTAAACATTCTCTTATAAGAATCTTGTTCTAACTTCCTGATGGAGCTGGCCATCCTTCTGTTCTTCAAATGTGCTTTGCTTTTTCCTACCTTAGTGCCTTTCCTTATACACCTCTCTCTCCCCATCCTTTATGTTTCAGCCTAAAGATCACTcctgaaagaagtaaaattgtctctgtttgctgatgacatgatcttaaatatagaaaatcctaaagagtctacaaaaaaacctgttagaaccAATAAAcgaattcagtgaagttgcaggGTGCGAAATCAACacgcaaaaatcagtagcattttttttacactaacaacaaactaaCTGCTAAGGAACTTAAGAAATCAATTTCATTCACAATAGCACcaaaaaatgaaatgcttaggAGTAAATtttaccaaggaggtgaaagatcttcatactggaaactacaaaacattggtgaaagaaattgtgagtgacacaaataaatggaaaggtatcccgtgttcatggattggaagaattataTGTCCGCATTACCCAAAatgatctgcagattcaatgcaatctctatcaaaattccaatgttatttttcatggaaataaaaaaaatcctaaaatttgtatagaaccacaaaagaatctgaatagtcaaagcaatcttgagaaaaaagaagaaagctggaggcactTGAAAtctattacaaagctatagtaatcaaaacaacatggtactgacAAGGACACAATGACTGATAGAACAGCaaagagatcccagaaataaactcacacacTTAATTGAAATAAACTCAATTGAAATTTGACTAAGGTGACTAAGGTgacaagaacacacaatggagaCAAGACAGTCTCTTCATAAGTGATGTTGGGAAAATTAGATATCCATAGGCAGAGtgaagttggacccttatctcacaccatacaaaaaaatcaactcaaaatggattaaagacttaaatataagacctgagactataaaactactaaaagaaaacaaagggggaaAGTTCCATGACGTTGGTCTGGGCAGTTATTTCTTGGACATTGTCCAAGTGtttccaaaagcacaggcaacaaaagcaaaaataaacaaatggaattgcatcaaactaaaaggtttctgcacagcaaagaagcAATGAATAAAGATGCAACCCAGAGACTGGgtgaaaacatttgcaaactatacatctgatatccaaaatatataaggaattcaaacaactctataacaagaaaacaaataacccagtcaaaaaatgggcaaggaaaccaaatagacatttctcaaaagaagacatacaagtggctaacagatatataaaaaaatgctcattattactaatcatcagggaaaagcaaattaaaaccataatgagaacTCACCTCACACCTggtagaatggctattatcagaaAGATGTCAGATACAAGTGTTGGAGACAGcgtaaagaaaagggaaagcttGTGCACcatgggtgggaatgtaaatttttttgtctttaggataaaataatagaataacaTTATTTACTTCCTTTTATCAAAGAAGTTAATTGATACACAACTGGAGACTTGGTTTCAGGCCCAAaggtagcagcagcagcattaataatggaaataattGAATGGTTATGTGTGTAATGCCTGTCACCAGCAGGCTATTTCAAGTTCAGCAGTAATGACTCCatacatattattatttctataacTACATTTAAATCATTACCAGGAACTGCTTGTTTTATAGTGAACCTTGAATATGTGCTGTTAATGTAccaaattgggggaaaaaataagggattcatttcaaaagttaaaagaaacaaGTATGTTAGAAATTATTTTGCCTATTAAATGTTTAGTAAATGGCATTCTCTTGTcagtaaaatggagaaataagcTAAAAATAATTGGCTAACTCCTATTAATTTAAGTTACAGGATTAAGTGTATTATATTTTCATACAAAATTGGATGCTCATTAATTTATAATCGGTAGTGTAGCTAAATTGCTATCTTTGTATAAAAATAGAGCATAAAGTTGCTGATAAATCTCAGTATGTATGAACAGAAGTTGAAACCTATTTAGTTCAGCAGGGCAGCTCAAGGATTTTTTTACACAACATGTATATCTTCCCATTTTAAGTTAGAATTATTTTACAATATCTGGTATACATAAACAGCTGGCCCTGGTTGTCAGCTACATTAAAGTAGTAGTGATCAATTCGTTTTGTTGGTATCTGAATAATAGCGTTGTTTCATAGCTTTGTATTTCCTAACGAAGTATAAGGCTTCTAGCTCTTTCATTACAAATTCGCCCTGTGCAGTAAGTTCTTTGCTCTTCTCTGGATTCTTCACGtctttgtttttaaggaaaatgttCTTCAAACGCCTTTTAAAATAGTGTGGTCCTTTTGGACAGTCTCGTCCAAGatacagcagatttttttttttttttttttttgagagagcgtctcgctctgtctcccaggctggagtgcagtggcgcggtctgggctcactgcaacctcagcctcccgggttcacgcccctctcctgcctcagcctcccgagtagctggggctacaggcgcccgccaccaggcccggctaattttttttgtatttttagtggagacagggtttcattaagATACAGCAGATTTTTATAAAGATTTAATACTTCTCCTCTGAAAGAGCTGGCCATTTTCATTTATCATGTAAATTATCCACCTTTATGCATAACGTACTTTGCCTCCAGACCCCAGGATCCCGGAAACGGAACAAAACTCCCCGGCGGCGGCACTCACGCACTTTCCGGCACGGCGGACCCCGAGTCGTAAAAGCCTCGACCGTTTCTACGACTCTGTCAGTCAACTGCGAAGCTGgcgtttttgagacggagttacgctcttcttacccaggctggagtgcaatggtgcgatctcagctcactgcaacctccgcctcctgggttcaagcgattctcctgcctcagcctcccaagtagctgggactacaggcacgtgccaccatgcctggctaattttatatttttagtatagacggggtttctccaggttggtcaggctgctctggaactccggccctcaggtgatccccccacctcggcctcctaaagtgctgggattacaggcgtgagccaccgcgtctggcgggaatgtaaattaatatggccattatggaaaatggtatggaaggtcctcagaaaactaaaaatagaactacgatgtgatccagccatcccacttccGGGTATGTATTCAAATAAATTGAAATCAATATgtcagagatatctgcacttccatattcattgcagcattatacCCAGTAGCAAAGATACGGAACCAGCCTAGGTGCCCAtcatcagatgaatggataaagtaaatgtggtatatatacacgccatggaatactattcagctttaaaaGGAGGGGGAAACTAGGgcccagtggcttatgcctgtaatcccagcactttggggttcaaagcaggagaattgcttgaggccaggagctggagaccagcctaggcaacatagcacctccccctcccccaattttttttttaaaactagttgGGCATCTTAGTACGCAgttaccctggaggctgaggttgggagggTCACTTaatcctgggaggttgaggctgcagtgagctatgatcacaccactgcactgcagcctgggcaacagagtgataccatatctcaaacacaaaaaaaaaggaggggaaaaatcTGTTacttgctacaacatgggtgaacttgaagaacattatgctaagtgagataagccagggacagaaagacaaataccacatgatctcacttgtaAGTGGCATCTAAAACCATTAAACTCATAGAAGTtaagagtagaatagtggttgcctaAGGCTGGAGAGGGGGCTGAATGGGGAAAGGGAACATGTTGGTCAgagagtacaaagtttcagttatgagAGAGAAGCTCTTGTGATCTTTTGCACAGAATAATGCATTGTAaataatgcattgtatatttcaaaattgctaaaagagtagaatttaaatgtttttttccacagaaaatgataagtatgtgagatgaTAGATTTGttgattagcttgatttaatcattccacaatgtaaacatagcaaaacatcacagaaatatatataattattgctTGTCAatttaaagtgaaatttttaaaagtaacctTCTCAGAGAGGTCTTCCCTAACCATCCTCTCTGCAGAAGTCCTGCCCCAAGTGAATTTTGATGACCACACTCTGTGTATTCCTTATGTGCACTTACCCCAAACCATAAATGTTTGTTTGCATGTTCATGATTGGCCTTCCTTTGCCAGCCTGTAAGTTCCACTGGGGCCCATAGTGGGCAGAAGTTACCCGAGAAGACTTTGACTAACATTGGAATAGGTTAAAAGATTACAAGAGGTGATTCTTTTCGAAATCAGGGAATTCCTACCAATGAAAGGTTGACCAGAGTTCCTGAAGAAAGAATTGTTAAATAAATTCTAAGATCCCTTCAACCCTAACATTTTGTTAACTTTTCTGTCTGGTATTTGAAAAATGTAAGAGGCTCAATTCCAGTAATGACTCTGTAGCCTGTGTTGGACTAAACCTCTCTCAGATGATAATGATAAATTATGGACAAAACATTTCAAACGATTTGAGGTtgctggagaaaaacaaaaaaataggatgTGGACAGGATTTGACCCTTGAGGGAAGGAAACCACACCCACTTAgtgaaatatacatttaagtGGCTCTTCCCAGGCCACCTGGCATGGAGCAGCTGGAACTGAAGTGGACAACTGCAGCTTTGCTGGTTTGACAAA
The Piliocolobus tephrosceles isolate RC106 chromosome 19, ASM277652v3, whole genome shotgun sequence genome window above contains:
- the LOC111524023 gene encoding electron transfer flavoprotein regulatory factor 1-like, yielding MKMASSFRGEVLNLYKNLLYLGRDCPKGPHYFKRRLKNIFLKNKDVKNPEKSKELTAQGEFVMKELEALYFVRKYKAMKQRYYSDTNKTN